In Mycobacteriales bacterium, the following proteins share a genomic window:
- a CDS encoding nucleotidyl transferase AbiEii/AbiGii toxin family protein, with translation MIPDAHVTAWGLRRPWASRDQVEQDLLLERVVVEVARHPYLGNELVFRGGTCLHKLHLPEPWRYSEDLDYVRATGGPISGVLDALRDVAAQIGLTVGAVDVGPYPKVQFRTVAQSGARLRLKIEMNTYERSPARPHVHLPLRVDSRWWAGEADVLTFATEELVATKLRAMHQRKKGRDLFDLWLALTELALDPEEVLRCFAPYRPDGYTRATALATFDAHVGDPVFRTDLDQLVVTTPAGYDIDAAAMLVRSNLLDPLDDP, from the coding sequence GTGATTCCTGACGCTCACGTCACGGCATGGGGCCTGCGACGACCGTGGGCGTCGCGCGACCAGGTCGAGCAGGACCTCCTGCTCGAACGCGTCGTCGTCGAGGTCGCCCGTCATCCGTACCTCGGCAACGAGCTGGTCTTCCGCGGCGGGACCTGCCTGCACAAGCTCCACCTGCCGGAGCCGTGGCGGTACAGCGAAGACCTCGACTACGTCCGCGCGACGGGCGGGCCCATCAGCGGAGTCCTCGACGCGCTGCGCGACGTCGCGGCGCAGATCGGCCTGACCGTCGGAGCGGTCGATGTCGGACCGTACCCGAAGGTCCAGTTCCGTACCGTCGCGCAATCGGGCGCGCGGCTGCGGCTGAAGATCGAGATGAACACGTACGAACGCTCGCCGGCGCGACCCCACGTCCACCTGCCGTTACGCGTCGACTCGCGGTGGTGGGCCGGCGAGGCGGACGTGCTGACCTTCGCCACCGAGGAGCTCGTCGCGACGAAGCTGCGCGCGATGCACCAGCGGAAGAAGGGCCGGGACCTCTTCGACCTGTGGCTCGCGCTGACCGAGCTCGCACTGGACCCGGAGGAGGTGCTCCGCTGCTTCGCGCCCTACCGCCCGGACGGCTACACGCGGGCAACCGCCCTCGCGACGTTCGACGCCCATGTCGGTGACCCCGTATTCCGTACCGACCTGGACCAGCTCGTCGTCACCACGCCCGCTGGCTACGACATCGACGCCGCCGCGATGCTCGTCCGGAGCAACCTCCTCGACCCTCTCGACGACCCGTAG
- a CDS encoding DUF6119 family protein has protein sequence MTDLHCFRIRDGVGDLSLEDLSGVLDVRDLDVDVYGPHAGDGFIATLAFAQSVTSAPPWIGFLREAFDQVEAPPSPSVSAALFVAVTTGKHRPMFVFTFGFSGRFLVQDDAFERGFGLRTALNLVYPRRAGLADPGRLKAVGSKRRAEGTVRAERQASRGSTFESFDVDRVREIVGSAFGIPHDQNVWGRRIGGGDALHLAVPNVTFDDLGRLCRDLEIERRRDDYQERFGWIDNVRPVGDPALFATLANEVVARLKARDIESFDLAPPEILDWSEVSGFRYHFDTTPRKSKPDVRHDLNLLSYLNGLQHHRPTQHADLDVDYLRRARINAVDGDGRLKRQWPVWRCLTGELRVGDDVYILDEGAFFLVDAAFDVDLNTFIDGIPESGVTLPDGKRGEKEEIYNERAAAAAGCVLLDQDLVRLTGHSGIEVCDLISPDRQLIHVKRGARSRELSHLFAQGTVSAELLQMRPDFRTAAATKIAAKDAAGACSFLSAADITTSEFEVVFAIIDAWNKPLLSQRLPFFSKLNLRHGTEFLRARGFRVTHKRIATA, from the coding sequence ATGACGGACCTGCACTGCTTCAGAATCCGTGATGGTGTCGGCGATCTCTCGCTGGAGGACCTATCCGGCGTTCTCGACGTCAGAGACCTCGACGTCGACGTCTACGGCCCGCATGCCGGCGACGGTTTCATCGCGACGTTGGCATTTGCTCAATCGGTAACGTCGGCGCCGCCGTGGATCGGGTTCCTGCGTGAGGCGTTCGACCAGGTCGAAGCGCCGCCTTCCCCTTCAGTCAGCGCCGCGCTCTTCGTTGCCGTCACCACCGGCAAGCACCGACCGATGTTCGTCTTCACGTTCGGGTTCAGCGGCCGGTTCCTCGTTCAGGACGACGCGTTCGAGCGCGGGTTCGGGCTGCGCACAGCGCTGAACCTCGTCTACCCGCGGCGCGCCGGCCTCGCGGACCCCGGACGGTTGAAGGCGGTTGGTTCGAAGCGGCGGGCCGAGGGCACGGTCCGCGCCGAGCGCCAGGCGAGCAGAGGCAGCACGTTCGAGTCGTTCGATGTCGACCGGGTGCGCGAGATTGTCGGTTCGGCGTTCGGGATTCCCCACGACCAGAACGTTTGGGGACGCCGAATCGGCGGCGGCGACGCGCTGCACCTCGCGGTGCCGAACGTCACATTCGACGACCTGGGCAGGCTCTGCCGCGACCTGGAGATCGAGCGGCGGCGTGACGACTACCAGGAGCGCTTCGGGTGGATCGACAACGTGCGGCCGGTAGGTGACCCGGCCCTCTTCGCCACGTTGGCGAACGAGGTCGTCGCGCGTCTGAAGGCACGCGACATCGAGTCGTTCGACCTTGCGCCCCCGGAGATCCTCGACTGGAGCGAGGTGAGCGGGTTCAGGTACCACTTCGACACGACACCGCGGAAGAGCAAGCCGGACGTCCGGCACGACCTCAACCTGCTCTCCTACCTGAACGGTCTACAGCACCACCGCCCCACGCAGCACGCGGACCTCGACGTCGACTACCTGCGACGCGCGCGAATCAATGCTGTCGACGGCGACGGCCGGCTGAAGCGCCAGTGGCCGGTCTGGCGGTGCCTGACGGGCGAGCTCCGCGTCGGCGACGACGTCTACATCCTCGACGAGGGCGCCTTCTTCCTCGTTGATGCTGCCTTCGACGTGGACCTGAACACGTTCATCGACGGCATCCCCGAGTCAGGGGTGACCCTTCCGGATGGCAAGCGAGGTGAGAAGGAGGAGATCTACAACGAGCGCGCGGCTGCCGCTGCCGGATGCGTACTGCTCGACCAGGACCTCGTTCGCCTGACCGGACACTCCGGCATCGAGGTCTGCGATCTGATCTCCCCCGACCGCCAGTTGATTCACGTCAAGCGAGGTGCCCGGTCGCGCGAGCTCAGCCACCTCTTCGCGCAGGGCACCGTGTCCGCCGAGCTGCTCCAGATGCGTCCCGACTTCCGCACCGCTGCCGCTACGAAGATCGCCGCCAAGGATGCCGCCGGCGCGTGCTCGTTCCTGTCGGCGGCAGACATCACGACGAGCGAGTTCGAGGTCGTGTTCGCGATCATCGACGCGTGGAACAAGCCGCTCCTCTCCCAGCGCCTTCCGTTCTTCAGCAAGTTGAACCTTCGGCACGGCACGGAGTTCCTCCGGGCCCGGGGTTTCCGCGTCACGCACAAGCGCATTGCGACTGCGTGA
- a CDS encoding site-specific integrase: MRTWTLAQLQAFLRFTADDDYHVGYVLAACCGLRRGEVCGLRWSDIDLDGGDAFGPHLRVRQQLVDVDYAISFSEPKTAKSRRVVALDETVVAVLRRHRTRQRKDRFALGAAYDDRDLVLARADGSPVQPSNFVQVFARRVGEADVPAIRFHDLRHTHATLSLQAGIHPKIVSERLGHSSAAFTLDTYSHALPSLQAEAAATFGALVYGQLH, from the coding sequence ATGCGAACGTGGACGCTCGCGCAGTTGCAGGCGTTCCTCCGCTTCACCGCGGACGACGACTACCACGTTGGGTACGTCCTGGCCGCGTGCTGCGGTCTTCGCCGCGGCGAGGTCTGCGGGCTGCGCTGGTCCGACATCGACCTCGACGGCGGCGACGCCTTCGGCCCGCACCTGCGCGTGCGCCAGCAGCTCGTCGACGTCGACTACGCGATCAGCTTCTCGGAGCCCAAGACCGCGAAGAGCCGCCGCGTCGTCGCGCTCGACGAGACGGTCGTCGCCGTCCTGCGGCGTCACCGGACCAGGCAGCGCAAGGACCGGTTCGCGCTCGGCGCGGCTTACGACGACCGCGACCTGGTCCTCGCCCGCGCCGACGGCTCACCGGTCCAGCCGAGCAACTTCGTCCAGGTGTTCGCCCGCCGGGTCGGCGAGGCCGATGTGCCGGCGATCCGGTTCCACGACCTCCGTCACACGCACGCGACGTTGTCCCTCCAGGCAGGCATCCACCCGAAGATAGTCAGCGAGCGCCTCGGCCACTCCAGCGCCGCGTTCACGCTGGACACCTACAGCCACGCCCTCCCGTCGCTCCAGGCTGAAGCCGCCGCGACGTTCGGCGCGTTGGTGTACGGGCAATTGCATTGA
- a CDS encoding DUF6602 domain-containing protein has product MTTGDSERPVFDLRTAFRHKSEVLASAMRTAGGVTGHGPTIGDGSEDGWRAMLATFLPKRYAVSKAFVVDSAGRESEQIDVVVHDQHFTPLLWEMGGAKFVPAESVYAVFEVKQELTLDDVRAAGQKVASVRGLHRTTQRIVHAGGVVNQPKPPPRILGGLLARRSSWSPPLGASLRAALDGLDEHHRLDLGCGIEHGAFELPEDVQAQPDLITADADVGLAFFAMRLLARLQAMGSVPALNLDAYTAVLVSDD; this is encoded by the coding sequence ATGACGACCGGCGACAGTGAACGCCCGGTGTTCGACCTGCGTACCGCGTTCCGGCACAAGTCTGAGGTGCTCGCGTCGGCGATGCGTACCGCCGGCGGCGTGACCGGTCATGGTCCGACGATCGGTGACGGCAGTGAGGACGGCTGGCGGGCGATGCTCGCGACGTTCCTGCCGAAGCGGTACGCCGTGAGTAAGGCGTTCGTCGTGGACAGCGCGGGGCGCGAGAGCGAGCAGATCGACGTCGTCGTCCACGACCAGCACTTCACACCGTTGCTCTGGGAAATGGGGGGCGCGAAGTTCGTCCCGGCCGAGAGCGTCTATGCCGTGTTCGAGGTGAAGCAGGAGCTGACTCTTGACGACGTCCGCGCGGCAGGCCAAAAGGTCGCCAGCGTGCGCGGGCTGCATCGCACGACGCAGCGCATCGTGCATGCAGGGGGGGTCGTCAACCAACCGAAGCCGCCGCCACGAATCCTCGGTGGCCTGCTCGCGCGCCGCAGCTCGTGGAGCCCCCCGCTCGGCGCCTCGTTACGGGCTGCGCTCGACGGGCTCGACGAGCATCACCGGCTCGACTTGGGCTGCGGCATCGAGCATGGAGCCTTCGAGCTCCCGGAGGACGTACAGGCACAGCCGGACCTGATCACCGCGGACGCCGACGTGGGGTTGGCCTTCTTCGCAATGCGGCTGCTCGCGCGCCTCCAGGCGATGGGAAGCGTGCCCGCCCTCAACCTTGACGCCTACACCGCAGTCCTCGTCTCAGACGACTGA
- a CDS encoding MBL fold metallo-hydrolase, translated as MPHVTILDVGHGNSAVIGDGDRTVVVDCGRGRGVAKHLSSNDRMEIDALMVSHADADHIDGALTLLIDDRFNVRHVYINPDPVRATEVWDDFKVAVREARRRGTVVHSALTSVDPGTVDLPAVRVEVLAPLPEAAISGPGSALGDLRLSANTNSAVIRLVASGRGWVLLPGDLDFVGLRLLIAEGVEVEASNLVFPHHGGRPEQDDPVEFAEVLCQQVRPERVVFSIGRRGRYRNPRPDIVAAVRRTVPDVHIGCTQLSSHCHPADEDLFTCAGSIVIDLESGEWIQPTYSEHARFIDLNVSAPLCVSGDEEARDVTDL; from the coding sequence ATGCCGCATGTCACGATTCTTGATGTCGGCCATGGAAATAGTGCGGTCATAGGTGATGGCGATCGGACCGTCGTAGTTGACTGTGGTCGTGGTCGCGGAGTCGCAAAGCATCTATCGTCCAACGATCGAATGGAAATAGATGCTCTTATGGTATCGCATGCCGACGCGGATCACATAGACGGCGCGCTGACGCTGTTGATTGACGACCGATTCAACGTCCGCCATGTCTACATCAACCCCGACCCGGTGCGGGCGACAGAGGTGTGGGACGACTTCAAGGTTGCCGTTCGCGAAGCGAGGCGTCGTGGAACCGTCGTCCACAGCGCGCTGACGAGCGTCGATCCCGGCACGGTCGACTTGCCGGCCGTCCGTGTTGAAGTTCTAGCGCCGTTGCCCGAGGCTGCAATCAGTGGGCCGGGCAGCGCGCTCGGGGATCTCCGGCTTAGTGCAAATACGAATTCTGCGGTGATTCGGCTGGTCGCATCTGGTCGCGGATGGGTGCTTCTTCCGGGAGACCTAGACTTCGTTGGCCTGCGATTGCTAATTGCGGAGGGCGTAGAAGTCGAGGCTAGTAATCTTGTGTTTCCCCATCACGGGGGACGCCCAGAACAGGATGACCCTGTCGAGTTTGCAGAGGTGCTATGTCAGCAGGTGCGTCCAGAGCGTGTGGTGTTTTCTATTGGTCGACGGGGCCGGTATCGGAATCCCCGCCCTGACATCGTCGCAGCTGTTCGGCGTACGGTGCCGGACGTCCATATTGGATGCACGCAGCTGTCTTCCCATTGTCATCCTGCGGATGAAGACCTCTTCACTTGTGCCGGTTCGATTGTTATTGATCTCGAGTCGGGTGAATGGATACAGCCTACGTACTCTGAGCATGCGCGATTCATTGACCTCAACGTATCAGCCCCGCTATGCGTTAGCGGTGATGAGGAAGCGCGAGACGTCACAGACTTGTAG
- a CDS encoding HAMP domain-containing sensor histidine kinase encodes MAVLDAAEGMRYLNAEIGNADSRSAAIQVVLQALVATGFERALYFDIAKVPASSARLLILSCALPDSHAGALVGHVEEWTDFSREDPSFSGSIKPHDAAQLGTDGEEWVRLHGLIERVWVDIPIERGTESVGLLRAQWMGLSSDLEREDREVLRLMGHVLAARLAARPIVSPVTSWIAPTGDQSPTDFVGMATARIGEIVGAAVAAVFEYEWPTNTLVRIAEYAAPGIVMPTPEEDESYEVGVGLTGSAWLDSEVHYVADFQRLIIHAPDLIDLHSLGRHEQVLGRVRTAMFAIIGRSEPRFLLRFTNRADQPELPFLEQRDILSDLAADLSAELDALVARTRLHSLEQVAGKAVSDPGKPTRVVDAIARKLGEERINTFAIACHVEGGQRFSLRYAAGKAFTAWRRTKIDTWQDDELYRRVLEEAESKQGARTRFTALEANTLGPTADALRTAGAGGVLSFSIQTGNVRGALLIPLPRNITGRRQSAVVDTLRGRVPDTLLLLQAFAEIAGNAISARSSHLTAEGARRVLGYIGHELGTPLTRLGDIGVTAVATAQLALRDSPTLEARQKYYQLERLYDDIEDTRRHVAQSLALAPLVAQESRGRLQLHFRSARLSETLGRAREQALQEARTLRWKREPRHIEVVLTKSALRLPEVVADHDLLTQVFVNLMRNGLKYSLPGQAGAIDVIVQGQPQPGLVIVQVENYGFGIRSDRMEDIFEPFVRGELEDEVKAIRGMGLGLFLSRRIMAAHSGDVFCRASVPVLHDPKKLMNMEGFETTFEVRIPRSLREGTLTYDLDQSSVTGEL; translated from the coding sequence ATGGCAGTACTCGACGCAGCGGAGGGAATGCGCTATCTCAATGCCGAAATTGGTAACGCCGATTCGCGTTCGGCCGCCATCCAGGTGGTCCTCCAGGCCTTGGTCGCGACAGGTTTTGAACGTGCACTGTACTTCGATATAGCAAAGGTTCCTGCGTCGAGTGCCCGGCTGTTAATCTTGTCCTGTGCCTTGCCAGACAGTCACGCTGGTGCGCTGGTCGGGCATGTTGAAGAGTGGACGGACTTTTCACGCGAGGATCCATCATTTAGCGGTTCTATCAAACCACATGACGCCGCGCAGCTCGGGACGGACGGTGAAGAATGGGTCCGACTCCATGGACTAATTGAACGCGTCTGGGTAGACATACCAATCGAACGGGGCACCGAGTCAGTCGGGCTTTTGCGTGCCCAATGGATGGGTCTCAGTTCAGACCTTGAACGCGAAGACCGCGAGGTGCTGCGCCTGATGGGCCACGTCCTCGCTGCGCGACTAGCTGCGCGCCCGATAGTATCTCCGGTCACGAGTTGGATCGCTCCCACAGGAGACCAATCACCGACAGACTTCGTTGGAATGGCGACGGCCCGTATAGGCGAAATCGTAGGGGCCGCGGTCGCAGCCGTGTTCGAATACGAGTGGCCGACTAATACCTTGGTGCGAATTGCGGAATACGCGGCTCCGGGAATCGTAATGCCAACGCCGGAGGAGGACGAGTCATACGAGGTTGGAGTTGGATTAACGGGCTCGGCATGGCTCGACTCTGAAGTCCACTACGTCGCCGACTTCCAACGATTGATTATTCACGCACCTGATCTCATCGATCTCCACTCCTTGGGTCGTCACGAGCAGGTCCTTGGACGTGTACGAACTGCAATGTTCGCGATCATCGGGAGAAGTGAGCCGCGTTTCCTCTTGCGATTTACAAATCGCGCGGATCAGCCGGAACTGCCATTCTTAGAACAGCGCGACATCCTGAGTGATTTGGCGGCGGACTTAAGCGCCGAACTCGACGCATTAGTTGCCAGGACGCGTCTTCACAGCTTGGAACAAGTGGCTGGCAAGGCCGTGTCCGACCCGGGCAAGCCCACCCGAGTCGTTGACGCGATTGCCCGCAAGCTCGGCGAGGAGAGGATAAACACTTTTGCGATAGCCTGTCATGTCGAGGGCGGTCAGAGATTCTCCTTACGGTACGCTGCAGGCAAGGCGTTCACTGCTTGGCGCCGCACGAAAATAGATACCTGGCAGGACGACGAACTGTATCGTCGCGTGCTCGAAGAAGCGGAGAGTAAGCAGGGTGCGCGCACACGCTTTACGGCTTTGGAGGCAAACACACTCGGTCCGACAGCCGATGCCTTACGGACCGCAGGCGCCGGCGGGGTGCTTAGTTTCAGCATCCAGACCGGGAACGTTCGCGGTGCCCTACTAATACCCCTGCCACGGAATATCACCGGACGTCGGCAGTCGGCTGTCGTAGATACGCTGAGAGGGAGAGTCCCAGATACGTTACTCCTATTGCAGGCATTTGCCGAGATTGCTGGAAACGCGATTAGTGCGAGAAGTTCGCACCTAACTGCAGAGGGCGCGCGTCGCGTACTCGGGTACATAGGCCATGAACTTGGAACACCTCTCACTCGGCTCGGCGATATAGGCGTAACCGCTGTTGCTACCGCCCAGCTCGCGCTCCGCGACTCACCAACGTTAGAGGCCCGACAGAAGTACTACCAGTTGGAGCGTCTATACGATGACATCGAGGATACAAGGCGTCACGTCGCTCAGTCGCTAGCATTGGCACCACTCGTTGCCCAGGAGAGTCGAGGCAGGCTTCAACTTCACTTCCGTTCGGCACGCCTATCAGAAACGCTGGGCCGCGCTCGGGAGCAGGCTCTACAAGAAGCCCGTACGCTACGTTGGAAACGTGAGCCTCGACACATCGAGGTGGTGCTGACGAAGTCCGCTCTTCGACTTCCTGAGGTCGTGGCGGACCATGATCTATTGACGCAAGTATTCGTCAATCTAATGCGGAATGGACTAAAGTACTCCCTTCCTGGTCAGGCCGGTGCAATCGACGTCATTGTTCAGGGACAACCACAGCCTGGCTTAGTAATAGTGCAGGTGGAGAATTATGGTTTCGGTATCAGGAGCGACCGCATGGAGGATATATTCGAGCCTTTCGTACGGGGGGAATTGGAAGACGAGGTTAAGGCGATCCGAGGTATGGGCCTAGGATTGTTCCTGTCACGCCGAATCATGGCCGCGCATAGCGGCGACGTATTTTGTCGGGCGAGCGTACCCGTCTTGCACGATCCGAAGAAACTCATGAACATGGAGGGCTTTGAGACGACCTTCGAGGTCAGGATCCCGCGCAGTCTGCGCGAAGGTACGCTAACCTATGATCTGGATCAGTCTTCAGTTACGGGGGAGCTGTGA
- a CDS encoding ThiF family adenylyltransferase → MTSGGADDERATVLESLRLSCQVAKDALHDALARVSFRQVAPDVWRGLVEVAGDATLGERVTFVEVTVREGFPFVAPKVVPNSREWAEAVTGRSLPAYYEATRSWHREPGGAMCLFVEADHTRLPWADGDALLDQVRAWLAQDAAGWADPDPALDLERYVPMSNDRALVLYTDLERFAGQVVRLHRERNDVLRVGRVAVPQRVGRRGGSPAWPRDVAAVVDAGTLEAPVTTWPELLDAVEQDGEATLRREFDRGLRHVLLLYRRAGTRAVLALELVRSGANAEIRFLQSAPDDAATRLIRAHRGADVLATKRVAVIGSGAIGSVLADLLDRSGVGDVTLVDSDRVLPGNTRRHLAGNGAVGLPKPTAVADAIRAARPLGARIHPEVKHLTTIEDAVAVLAAHELVIDATADSAASALLAAAARVGAGAMLSVAVLADGYAVRVDREPLAEGAVPLPATPLPPLEQGVYEAGCGSPVSTTPPAAVWEAAAVAARHATQFLLDPASALPGEVRVLEPWRVVTE, encoded by the coding sequence ATGACGAGCGGCGGCGCCGACGACGAGCGCGCGACGGTGCTCGAGTCGTTGCGGCTGAGCTGCCAGGTCGCGAAGGACGCACTCCACGACGCGCTGGCGCGGGTGTCGTTCCGTCAGGTCGCGCCCGACGTCTGGCGTGGCCTGGTCGAGGTCGCCGGTGATGCGACGCTCGGTGAGCGCGTGACGTTCGTCGAGGTCACCGTGCGCGAGGGGTTCCCGTTCGTCGCGCCCAAGGTCGTCCCGAACTCGCGGGAGTGGGCGGAAGCGGTGACGGGGCGGTCGCTACCGGCGTACTACGAGGCGACGCGGAGCTGGCATCGCGAGCCCGGCGGCGCGATGTGCTTGTTCGTCGAGGCCGACCACACCCGGTTGCCGTGGGCCGACGGCGACGCGCTGCTCGACCAGGTACGGGCATGGCTCGCCCAGGACGCGGCCGGATGGGCGGACCCGGACCCGGCGCTCGACCTGGAGCGGTACGTACCGATGTCGAACGACCGGGCGCTCGTTCTGTACACGGATCTCGAGCGGTTCGCCGGACAGGTCGTCCGCCTCCACCGTGAACGCAACGATGTTCTGCGCGTGGGCCGGGTCGCGGTGCCGCAGCGCGTCGGCCGCCGCGGTGGCTCGCCCGCATGGCCGCGTGACGTTGCCGCCGTTGTCGACGCGGGGACTCTCGAGGCGCCGGTGACGACCTGGCCCGAGCTGCTCGACGCCGTCGAGCAGGACGGCGAAGCGACCCTACGTCGTGAGTTCGACCGCGGACTTCGTCATGTCCTCCTCCTATACCGCAGAGCGGGGACGCGCGCGGTGCTGGCCCTCGAGCTCGTACGGTCGGGGGCAAATGCCGAGATTCGCTTCCTGCAGAGCGCGCCGGACGACGCGGCGACGCGCTTGATCCGCGCCCACCGCGGTGCGGATGTCCTCGCCACGAAGCGGGTCGCGGTGATCGGGTCGGGTGCCATCGGTTCGGTGCTCGCCGACCTGCTCGACCGCAGCGGGGTCGGCGATGTCACCCTTGTCGACAGCGACCGCGTCCTGCCCGGGAACACGAGGCGGCACCTCGCCGGCAACGGTGCCGTCGGGCTGCCAAAGCCGACGGCGGTGGCCGACGCGATTCGCGCGGCACGTCCACTCGGCGCTCGCATCCACCCGGAGGTCAAGCACCTGACGACCATCGAGGACGCCGTCGCCGTGCTCGCCGCGCACGAGCTCGTCATCGACGCGACCGCGGACTCGGCCGCGAGCGCGTTGCTGGCCGCCGCCGCGCGTGTGGGCGCCGGCGCGATGCTCTCCGTCGCGGTCCTCGCCGACGGCTACGCCGTGCGCGTGGACCGCGAGCCGCTCGCCGAGGGTGCTGTGCCTCTGCCGGCAACCCCGCTCCCGCCGTTGGAGCAGGGTGTCTACGAGGCCGGATGCGGCAGCCCGGTCAGCACGACACCGCCCGCCGCGGTGTGGGAGGCCGCCGCTGTGGCCGCGAGGCACGCGACACAGTTCCTGCTTGACCCGGCGTCGGCACTTCCCGGCGAGGTCCGCGTTCTCGAACCGTGGCGAGTGGTGACGGAATGA
- a CDS encoding Mov34/MPN/PAD-1 family protein produces the protein MNAIPDDPQVLVARRALADAVEAARAALPRETGGILLGFHTPDGVVVTRVLVVEDRRSTRFSYVRRRRRAQAALAAARESAPPVVGYVGEWHTHPADQPPSRTDFVSLGQTAQSASAPVALLVVAIPGDRPAETFAGLAARRGVFPIAAIDPVTAAAATLTILDDDPEILERDAQDVLTPTTKEQP, from the coding sequence ATGAACGCGATTCCTGATGACCCGCAGGTGCTTGTCGCGCGCCGCGCGCTCGCCGACGCCGTCGAGGCGGCCCGCGCGGCGCTGCCGCGAGAGACAGGCGGCATCCTGCTCGGGTTCCACACTCCGGACGGTGTGGTCGTGACCCGTGTCCTTGTAGTGGAGGACCGGCGGAGCACCCGTTTCAGCTACGTCCGGCGGCGCCGGCGGGCACAGGCAGCACTCGCCGCAGCGCGGGAGAGCGCGCCGCCCGTCGTCGGGTACGTTGGAGAGTGGCACACGCATCCCGCCGACCAGCCGCCGAGCCGCACGGACTTCGTCTCGCTCGGGCAGACCGCTCAGTCGGCGTCCGCACCCGTCGCCCTGCTCGTCGTCGCGATACCCGGCGACCGCCCCGCAGAGACCTTTGCGGGGTTGGCCGCCCGCCGTGGCGTGTTCCCCATCGCCGCGATCGACCCGGTCACCGCCGCCGCCGCAACGCTCACGATCCTCGATGACGACCCCGAGATCCTCGAACGGGACGCACAGGACGTCTTGACGCCGACGACGAAGGAGCAGCCATGA
- a CDS encoding type IV toxin-antitoxin system AbiEi family antitoxin gives MTAPPSSSRDQQPGVQPRAGRLADFLISVGRPIATAAEIAELAGITTGQVYDLVRRPLAAGDLVSPGRGLYVAVRPEDRAWGGPAPAEFIDELMAHLARTYYVCLLSAAEIHGVAHQRPQVFQVMVDRQVRDRAVGRARLRFYTRTGVDTLPVETRDVPTGTYRVATPELLACDLADRPRDAGGLSNVATVLAELVTEELLAPDRLAEVAMCFPVSTARRLGWLLSHATGATDLTALVRVARRDGTTPARLEPRLPRRGPINLTWLVQVNDTVEADV, from the coding sequence GTGACGGCGCCTCCGAGTTCGTCCCGCGACCAGCAGCCCGGCGTCCAGCCACGGGCCGGCCGCCTCGCCGACTTCCTGATCTCCGTGGGCCGGCCGATCGCGACGGCGGCGGAGATCGCGGAACTCGCGGGAATCACGACGGGACAGGTCTACGACCTGGTCCGCCGACCGCTGGCGGCCGGCGACCTCGTCTCGCCCGGTCGTGGTCTCTACGTTGCGGTCCGGCCGGAGGACCGCGCCTGGGGCGGTCCGGCGCCAGCGGAGTTCATCGACGAGCTCATGGCGCACCTCGCGCGTACGTACTACGTCTGCCTGCTCAGCGCCGCCGAGATCCACGGCGTCGCGCACCAGCGGCCGCAGGTGTTCCAGGTGATGGTCGACCGCCAGGTCCGTGACCGGGCGGTCGGCCGCGCGCGGCTGCGCTTCTACACCCGCACGGGCGTCGACACGCTGCCGGTGGAGACGCGCGACGTGCCCACCGGGACGTATCGCGTGGCGACGCCCGAACTGCTCGCGTGCGATCTCGCCGACCGTCCCCGCGACGCGGGCGGGCTTTCCAACGTCGCGACCGTCCTGGCCGAACTCGTGACGGAGGAGCTGCTGGCGCCGGACCGGCTGGCGGAGGTCGCCATGTGCTTCCCCGTCTCGACCGCGCGCCGGCTCGGGTGGTTGTTGTCCCACGCGACCGGTGCCACCGATCTGACGGCTCTCGTCCGCGTCGCCCGGCGAGATGGCACGACCCCCGCGCGGCTCGAACCTCGCCTGCCACGCCGGGGTCCCATCAACCTCACCTGGCTGGTGCAGGTCAACGACACCGTCGAGGCGGACGTGTGA